Below is a window of Streptomyces sp. WMMB303 DNA.
AGAAGGTTCCGACAGCGATGAGGGCGTCGACCGCGTGGGGATGCGCGCGGAGCCGCTCGCGGATGTCGCGGAGGGTTACAGCAGGCACCGTATGCCCTGCTCTCCTGGTGTGTGTGCCGTCGTGGTCTGCGTGCGGGTCGTGGGGCGGGCGGGGGAACGGGGCACCGGTCCGTGCGGCGCCGGTCCGGGGAGGCGCGGGTCGCGGGCTAGCCGGGGATGAGTCCGTCGTCGCCGAGCATCTTGCGCACCTCGTCCAGGTCGGCCTCGGGTGCGGGCAGGATCAGCTCGGAGGGTTCGAGCGCGTCGTCGGGCAGCGGGCTGCCCAGGCGGCGGACGGCGTCGAGCAGCGCGCGGAGCGTGCGGCGGAAGCCGGCCTCGTCTCCGCTCTCCATCTCCTCGAGCAGCTCGTCATCCAGCCGGTTCAGTTCGGCGAAGTGGCTGTCGTCCAGTCTGACCTGGCCCTCGCCCATGATCCGTACGATCATGCCGTTCTCCTCCTCAGGCTGCGCGGGGTGCCGCTGGGGCCCGGTTCACTCCTTGTTGAACCTGGGTGCGTCCTGCTGTTGGCCGTCGGCCTGGCCCTCCTGGCCCTGGCCCCCCTCGATGGCCTGCCGGTCGCCGCCGCTGCCGCCGGCCAGCTCCGCCTTCATCCGCTGCAGCTCCAGTTCCACGTCGCTGCCGCCGGAGAGGCGGTCGAGTTCGGCGGTGATGTCGTCCCTGGCCATGCCGGAGGGGTCATCCAGCGCCCCGGAGGCCAGCAGCTCGTCGATGGCGCCGGAGCGGGCCTGGAGCTGAGCCGTCTTGTCCTCGGCCCGCTGGATGGCCATGCCGACGTCGCCCATCTCCTCGGAGATGCCGGAGAACGCCTCACCGATCCGGGTCTGCGCCTGGGCGGCGGTGTAGGTGGCCTTGATGGTCTCCTTCTTGGTGCGGAAGGCGTCCACCTTGGCCTGCAGCCGCTGCGCCGCCAGGGTGAGCTTCTCCTCCTCGCCCTGCAGCGTCTGGTGCTGCCCCTCCAGATCGGTGACCTGCTGCTGGAGGGCGGACCTGCGCGAGAGCGCCTCCCGGGCCAGGTCCTCGCGGCCCAGCGCGAGCGCCTTCTTGCCCTGCTCCTCCAGCTTGGAGGACTGCCCCTGCAACTGCGTCATCTGCAGCTCCAGGCGCTTCCTGGAGGTCGCGACGTCCGCGACGCCGCGGCGCACCTTCTGCAGCAGCTCGAGCTGCTTCTGGTACGAGTAGTCGAGCGTCTCACGCGGGTCCTCGGCCCGGTCCAGGGCCTTGTTGGCCTTCGCGCGGAAGATCATCCCCATACGCTTCATGACACCGCTCATGGGCCTCGCGCGCCCCCTTCGTAACGGACTCAAACCCTCGGCAACCTACAGACCCCAGGGTACGGGGCTGTCTTCCATTACCGCACCGTTCGAGTGCGGAAACGCTCCTCCGTGAGGACGATCAGCCTCCCGCCCTCTCCGGCGCAGGGAGTAGGCACCCGTCCGCGACAGGGACCGGTGATTCCGGTCCCTACCCCTGGGGGCTGCGGCCCACTCCGCGGCACACCGTACTCTTGAGGTGTGTTCCGTAGCCGTTCGAAAGCAGGGCAAGCCGGCTCATCCCAGGTGATGGCGGCCGAGCCCCACCAGCCCCGCGACCCGCAAGCCCCCAAGGGTCGCCCCACTCCCAAGCGCAGCGAGGCGCGCGGTCCGCGCCGCCCGATGGCCTCCGGGCCGCAGAGCCGCAAGGACGCGGCCAAGCGGCAGCGCGAGGCTCGCCGGGCCGCGCTGGCCAAGCAGCGCGAGGCGCTGGCCAGCGGGGACGAGCGCCACCTGCCCGCACGCGACAAGGGCCCGGTGCGGCGCCTGGCGCGCGATTTCGTGGACTCCCGGTTCAGCGTGGCGGAGTTCTTCCTGCCGATGGCCGTGATCATCCTCGTCCTGAGCATGCTGCCCTCGCTGCAGGTCAAGAACATCTCGCTGCTGCTGTGGCTCGTGGTGATCGTGCTGATCGTCATCGACTCCATCGGCACCACGGTGCGGCTCAAGAAGCGGATCCAGGAGCGCTATCCCGACGAGAACCGCCGGGGCGCCATCGCCTACGCGCTGATGCGGACCCTGCAGATGCGCCGCATGCGCCTGCCCAAGCCGCAGGTCGCCCGCGGCGAGAAGCCCTGATCAGGCAGGAGCTGGTCGCCCGGCAGCTCGAGGAGCGGATCGCCGCGCACTTCGAGGTGGGGCGCCGGCTCCGAGTACTGGACGCCGGGCTGGGCGACGGCGCGCAGGCGCTGCGGCTGGCGCGGGCCGGTCACCAGGTCACCGGCCTGGAGTCCGATCCGGCGCGGCTCGCGGCACTGGACGCGGCGCTCGCGGAGGAGCCCGAGGGCATACGCGCCCGCTTCCGCACCCGGGCCGGCGGCGGCCAGGACACCGGGGCGCACTTCCTGCCCGGCACCTTCGACCTGGTGCTCGGCCACGACGTCCTGGGCCGGTCCCGGGACCCGGACAGCACGCTGGCCGGGCTGGCCCGGGTGCTCGACACCGGCGGGCTGCTCTCGCTCGTCCTGCCCAACGTGGCGGCCCGGGCGATGCGGCCGGCCCTGGCCGGGGACTGGACGGGCGCCCGTGCGGCGCTGGAGGCCGAGCCCGGCGAGCGCGACCGGTTTCTCCGGCTGGAGGCCCTGACCTCGTTCCTCGCCCGGATCGGAGTGCCCATGGACCGCTGGTACGGCGTGGGAGTGCTCGCGCCGGGCGACCCGGCCGCGCCCGCCGAGGCCCTGGAGGCAGAAGAGCGCGCCTGCCGCATGGACCCCTACCGAGGCGTGGCCGAGTCGCTGCACCTGTTCGGGGTGCGGGGCTGAGAACGCCGACCGTGCCGGGGCCGTCCGAGCCGTGCCGGGGCCCGCGGGCCCCGGCACACGCTGCTTCCGGTCGGCCCCCGCGGATCCGTCCACCGGCCGGGGGCTCCGGCGTGCGCGGCCTCCCCCGGCTCCCTCGGGGACGGCCGCCCGTCAGCCGGCGGCGGGCCGGAACTCGGGGGGCTCGCGCAGCTCGATGTCGCCCGGCTCGATGCCCTGTTCCCGGGCGAGGTGGGCGAGGGTCTCGGAGCGGGCCTGCTCCGGGGCCTGGGTGTCGATGAAGGCCCCCAGCCATTCCCCCGTCCGCCGGTTGTAGGCGAGCTGCCGGGCGGCCGCGGCGCTGCTGATGGTGCCCGTCTCCTCGACCGTGAAGTCGGTGCCGATGGCCGCCTTGGCCACGTGGGCCGCGCAGACGTCCATGAAGCGGGGGCTGGGGCGCTCGTCACCCCCGTGGAAGAAGGCCTCGACCGCGTCGGGGCCGCGAACCGACCGTTCGGCGAAGATCCCGGCCTTCTTCAGCGTCGCCAATGTCCGCTCCACCTTCTCGGCCGGGCCCCGCAGCACCACGTAAACCGCACCTCGTACGTCCATGCGCACCGAGGGTAGCGGCTGTCGGACACCGCCGAATACCAGTTGCCGGCCGGACCGCAGCGCGAAACCCCGGCCGGGAGCGCGGCGGGCTCCGTGGTGCGCGGGGGCGCCGCCCGCGTCACCCGTCGGCGGCGTCCCCGGTGTCCGCCTCCGAAGCCGAACGCAGGCTCATCGGCCCGTAGACGGTGCTGCCGTCCTCCTGGAGCGTCACCTGATCGGTACCGCCCTCCAGCAGTTCCCGCCACACCTCGCCGATCCACGACTCGGCGTCCGACTGGGTGGGGAACTCCTCCGGCTCCACGGCCGGTTCGGTCTCCGTGCCGTCGGCCTTCTCGAACCGCCACGTCCACGCCATCAGTGCCTCCGTAAGATCGCCGGTTGCTCCCGGAAGCGTAGTCCCCCGTGCGCACGCGACGGCAGGTCACGAGACGATCGGAGGGTGGAACTCACTCTGCTCGGCACCGGCGGTCCCGCCGGCCTCCCGCTGCCCGACTGCCCCTGCGCCCGCTGCGCCGCCGCCACCGGCAGCGAGGCACGGGCGGCGACGGCGGTACTGGTGGACAGCACCCTGCTGCTCGATCTGACCCCGGGACCGGCGTTCGCCGCGGCGCGGGCCGGGCGGTCGCTCAGCGGGGTGCGACAGGTGCTGCTGACCCATCCGCACGACGGCCCGGCCCCGGAGGTGCCCGCCGGGCTGCCGGCCCCCGTCCGGCTGCCGGACCGCCAGGAGCTGGCGCTGATCAGCGGGCACCGGGTGCGGGCCCTGGCGCTGGACTCGCCCGGCACCGGCTATCTGGTCACCGGCCCCGACGGGGAGCGGCTGCTCCACCTGCCGCCGGGCGCCGCCCCCGCGGGGGTGGGAGGCGGCGCCGGGCACGGCGGTCTCTGCGACACGGTGCTGATGGACGTCGCCGGGCGGCCCGACGCGCTGGCCGGGCTGCGGGAGGCGGGCCTGGTCGGCGCGGGCACCGATGTCGTCGCCGTCCACCTGGGGCACGCGGTGCCGCCGGGCGCGGAGCTGCACCGGCGGCTGGCCGCCGCCGGAGCCCGGGCCGTGCCGGACGGTACGACGCTCACCGCCGGCGCGTACCACGGCGGAGCGGACGGCCCGGAGGTCCCGCGCCGGACACTCGTGCTGGGCGGAGCCAGGTCGGGCAAGTCCGTGGAGGCCGAGCGGCGGCTGGCGGCGTTCCCCGGGGTGGTGTACGTGGCGACGAGCGGTACCCGCGACGGCGACCCCGAGTGGGCGGCGCGGGTGGCCGAGCACCGCGAGCGGCGCCCCGCCTCGTGGCGCACCGAGGAGACCTGCGACCTGGTACCGCTGTTGGAGCGGGAAGGGCCGCCGCTGCTGATCGACTGCCTGGCGCTGTGGCTGACCCACACCATGGACGAGGTGGAGGCGTGGGACGACACCCGCTGGGCGCGGGGCGGTGCCGCCGAACTGTCCGCGCGGGTGCACACGCTGCTGGAAGCCGTACGCCGCACCCCGCGGCTGCTGGTGGCGGTCAGCAACGAGGTGGGGTCCGGGGTGGTGCCGGCGACCCCGGCCGGCCGCCGGTTCCGCGACGAACTGGGCAGGCTGAACGCGCGGTTCGGCGAGGAGTGCGAGCACGTGCTGCTGACGGTCGCCGGAGTGGCGCTGCCGCTGCGGTGAGGGGCCGGGACCGGCCGACGGCGCCGGCCCCCGCTCTCCACACTCCGCTGAACTGCCGTACGGGGGCTGCTGAAGCCGCCGTGCCACTCACGTACGCTCGGCGAGCATGAGCGAGCGCAGCCTGGATCTGGACGACTTCTCCGACCTCATCGAACGGCCGCACGGCGGCCTGCGCCGGGAGGCCGAGGAACGGCGGGCGCTGACCGGGCTGCCCCCGCGGGCCCTGGGGCGGCTGGAGGACGTGGCCGAATGGCTCGGCTCCGCGCAGGCCCGGGTACCGGTGCGGCCGGTCGTCCGACCGCGCCTGGTGGTCTTCGCCGGGGACCACGGCATCGCCGAACTCGGCGTCTCCACCCGGCAGCCGGGCACCGCCGCCGAGCTGGTCCGCGAACTGCTGGACGGCGCCTCCCCCGCGGGCATCCTCGCGCGGCAGTTCGAGGTGCCGGTGCGGGTGGTCGACATGGCGCTCGACTGCGACCCCGGGACGCTGCCCGCCGAGGTGACCCGGCACCGGGTGCGCCGCTCGTCGGGACGCCTGGACACCGAGGACGCGCTGACCCCCGAAGAGGCCGAGGAGGCGTTCCGCGCGGGGATGTCGCTCGCGGACGAGGAAGCCGACGCCGGGACCGACCTGGTGGTGCTCGGCGACCTGAGCGTCGGCGGCACCACTGCGGCCGGAACACTGATCGCCGCGCTGTGCGGCACCGACGCGTCGGTGGTCACCGGACGCGGCGGGGGCGGTATCGACGATCTGACCTGGATGCGCAAGTGCGCCGCCGTGCGGGACGGGCTGCGCCGGGCCCGGCCGGTGCTGGGCGACCAGCTCCAGCTGCTGGCGGCGGTCGGCGGCGCCGACCTGACGGCGATGACGGGCTTCCTGCTGCAGTCCGCGGTACGGCACACCCCGGTGGTGCTCGACGGTGTCGTCTCCGCGGCGTGTGCGCTGGTCGGCCAGCGGGTGGCGTTCCGGGCCCCGGACTGGTGGCTGGCGGGCCAGGCGGGCAGCGAACCGGCACAGGCCAAGGCCCTGGACCGGCTGGCCGCCGACCCGCTGCTGGAGCAGGGCGTCGAGCTGGGCGGCGGCACCGGTGCGCTGCTGGCGCTGCCACTGGTGCGGGCGGCGGCGGCACTGGCCGCCGAACTCCCCGTGCGGGAGAGCCCGGTGGCGGACCCGGAGAAGCCGGACGCGGACCCGGACGCGGAGCGGACCGGCGGGGCGGAGGCCCTGGACGCCACCTGAGCACCGGCGGGTGCCGGGCAGCAGGCCGAGGCGGCGCCGCGTCCTCGGCCCGTGCGCGGCCCGCTCACTCCGGCGGATGCCCTCCGCCCGGCCCCGGGGCCGGGCGGAGGGCACGGGTAGCCTGCTCGGCCATGGACGCCTCCTCCCCCGCCGGTACTCCCGCCGGCACCGCTCGGGCCTCCGCGGCCGAGGGACTGCGGTTCGCCTTCGGCACGTTGACCGTGCTGCCGGTGCGGGTCGCCCGCTGGGACCGGCCGGCCGCCCGCGCGGGCATGGTGTGCGCCCCCGCGGTCGGGCTGGTGGTGGGGGGCCTCGCCGCCGCGGCGGGGGCCGCACTGCTGCTGGGCGGCGCCTCCGCACTGCTGGCCGGGATCGCGAGCACGGCGGTGCCGGCCGTGCTGACCCGGGGACTGCACCTGGACGGGCTGGCCGATGTCGCCGACGGACTGGGCAGCGGGAAGCCCGCCGAGGCGGCACTGCGGGTGATGAAGCAGTCCGACATCGGACCCTTCGGCGTGGTCACCCTGGTGTTCGTGCTGCTCGCGCAGGTGGCCGCGCTCGCCGAGCTGTACGCCCGGGGGTGGGCCGCCGGTGCGGCCGGTGCGGTGGCCGCCGCCGTCGCCGCCCGCGGCGCGCTGACCCTCGCCGCCCGCCGGGGCGTACCCGCCGCACGGCCCGAGGGGCTGGGGGCCGCCGTCGCGCAGTCCGTGCCGCGGGCGGCGGCGCTGATCGCGGCGGGCTGCTGCGCCGTGCTGTCGGCCGGGTACGCCTGGCCGGCGGGCCGCACCGCCGCCGCGGCGGCAGCGGCCGGTACGGTCCTTGGGCTGTGCGCCGCCGAGCTGCTGCTGCGGCACTGCGTACGGCGGTTCGGGGGCGTGACGGGGGACGTCTTCGGCGGGGTGGCCGAGGCGGCGGCGAGCTGCACGCTGATGGTGGCGGTCCTGCTGTGAACGCCACGGCCCGCCCCTGACGGGCCGGAAGGTGGCAGGAGGACCTGCGACGGGAAGAAGAGGGCGGGCATACCATGCCCGGAGCGTCCGAAACCGGAGGCGCTTCCCACTCCGGAGCCCTGTCCAGGAAGAAGGTCTTTCCCACGTGTCTGCACTGACTCTCAGCACCTCGTCCGCTGCGACGCTGCGCGCGGACGCTGTCGTCATCGGTGTCGCAAAGGGCGGCTCCTCCGGCAAGGCCCGCCGGGCGGGCGGTCCAGCCGTCGTCCTCACCCCCGGCGCGGAAGCCGTGGACAAGGCGTACGGCGGGAAGCTGGCCGCGACGCTCGAGACACTCGGCGCCGGCGGCGGCGAGGGCGAGGTCACCAAGCTCCCGGCTCCGGCGAGCGGGGTGAAGGCCCCGCTGGTGCTCGCGGTCGGCCTGGGCGACGCCCCCGGCGAGCAGGAGACGTACGGCACCGAGGCGCTGCGCCGGGCGGCGGGGGCCGCGGCGCGCGCGCTGGCCGGCAGCCGGAAGGCCGGGTTCGCGCTGCCGCTGGAGGACGCCGAGGCGGTGGCTGCGGTCGCCGAGGGCGCGCTGCTGGGCGCCTACTCCTTCACCGCGTACCGGGGCAAGGGCAGCGAGTCCGCGGACGGCAAGGACGCCTCGGCGCCGCTGGCGGAGGTCGCGCTGCTCGGCGGCAAGCCGCGGGACAAGGCCCACAAGGCGGCCGTCGACCGGGCCCTGGTCGTCGCCGAGGAGGTGCACCGCGCCCGTGACCTGATCAACACCCCGGCCAACGGGCTGGACCCGAAGGCGTTCGCCGCCGAGGCCCGCGCCGCGGCCAAGGCGCACGGACTCACCTTCGAGGTGCTGGACGAGAAGGCGCTGACCAAGGGCGGCTACGGCGGCATCCTGGGAGTCGGCAACGGCTCCTCGCAGCCGCCGCGGCTGGTGCGGATCGGCTGGTCGCACCCGAAGGCGAAGACGTCCCTTGCGCTGGTCGGCAAGGGCATCACCTACGACTCGGGCGGCATCTCGCTCAAGCCGGCCGGCCACAACGAGACGATGAAGTGCGACATGAGCGGCGCCGCCGCCGTCTTCGCCGCGGTCGTCGCCGCCGCCCGGCTGGGGCTGCGGGCGAATGTGACCGGGTGGCTGGCGCTCGCGGAGAACATGCCGTCCGGCTCGGCCACCCGTCCGGGTGATGTGCTGACCATGTACAGCGGCAAGACCGTGGA
It encodes the following:
- a CDS encoding DUF3043 domain-containing protein — protein: MFRSRSKAGQAGSSQVMAAEPHQPRDPQAPKGRPTPKRSEARGPRRPMASGPQSRKDAAKRQREARRAALAKQREALASGDERHLPARDKGPVRRLARDFVDSRFSVAEFFLPMAVIILVLSMLPSLQVKNISLLLWLVVIVLIVIDSIGTTVRLKKRIQERYPDENRRGAIAYALMRTLQMRRMRLPKPQVARGEKP
- a CDS encoding bifunctional adenosylcobinamide kinase/adenosylcobinamide-phosphate guanylyltransferase, translating into MELTLLGTGGPAGLPLPDCPCARCAAATGSEARAATAVLVDSTLLLDLTPGPAFAAARAGRSLSGVRQVLLTHPHDGPAPEVPAGLPAPVRLPDRQELALISGHRVRALALDSPGTGYLVTGPDGERLLHLPPGAAPAGVGGGAGHGGLCDTVLMDVAGRPDALAGLREAGLVGAGTDVVAVHLGHAVPPGAELHRRLAAAGARAVPDGTTLTAGAYHGGADGPEVPRRTLVLGGARSGKSVEAERRLAAFPGVVYVATSGTRDGDPEWAARVAEHRERRPASWRTEETCDLVPLLEREGPPLLIDCLALWLTHTMDEVEAWDDTRWARGGAAELSARVHTLLEAVRRTPRLLVAVSNEVGSGVVPATPAGRRFRDELGRLNARFGEECEHVLLTVAGVALPLR
- a CDS encoding adenosylcobinamide-GDP ribazoletransferase, producing MDASSPAGTPAGTARASAAEGLRFAFGTLTVLPVRVARWDRPAARAGMVCAPAVGLVVGGLAAAAGAALLLGGASALLAGIASTAVPAVLTRGLHLDGLADVADGLGSGKPAEAALRVMKQSDIGPFGVVTLVFVLLAQVAALAELYARGWAAGAAGAVAAAVAARGALTLAARRGVPAARPEGLGAAVAQSVPRAAALIAAGCCAVLSAGYAWPAGRTAAAAAAAGTVLGLCAAELLLRHCVRRFGGVTGDVFGGVAEAAASCTLMVAVLL
- a CDS encoding PspA/IM30 family protein, with protein sequence MSGVMKRMGMIFRAKANKALDRAEDPRETLDYSYQKQLELLQKVRRGVADVATSRKRLELQMTQLQGQSSKLEEQGKKALALGREDLAREALSRRSALQQQVTDLEGQHQTLQGEEEKLTLAAQRLQAKVDAFRTKKETIKATYTAAQAQTRIGEAFSGISEEMGDVGMAIQRAEDKTAQLQARSGAIDELLASGALDDPSGMARDDITAELDRLSGGSDVELELQRMKAELAGGSGGDRQAIEGGQGQEGQADGQQQDAPRFNKE
- a CDS encoding methyltransferase domain-containing protein; translated protein: MIRQELVARQLEERIAAHFEVGRRLRVLDAGLGDGAQALRLARAGHQVTGLESDPARLAALDAALAEEPEGIRARFRTRAGGGQDTGAHFLPGTFDLVLGHDVLGRSRDPDSTLAGLARVLDTGGLLSLVLPNVAARAMRPALAGDWTGARAALEAEPGERDRFLRLEALTSFLARIGVPMDRWYGVGVLAPGDPAAPAEALEAEERACRMDPYRGVAESLHLFGVRG
- a CDS encoding nicotinate-nucleotide--dimethylbenzimidazole phosphoribosyltransferase, with the protein product MSERSLDLDDFSDLIERPHGGLRREAEERRALTGLPPRALGRLEDVAEWLGSAQARVPVRPVVRPRLVVFAGDHGIAELGVSTRQPGTAAELVRELLDGASPAGILARQFEVPVRVVDMALDCDPGTLPAEVTRHRVRRSSGRLDTEDALTPEEAEEAFRAGMSLADEEADAGTDLVVLGDLSVGGTTAAGTLIAALCGTDASVVTGRGGGGIDDLTWMRKCAAVRDGLRRARPVLGDQLQLLAAVGGADLTAMTGFLLQSAVRHTPVVLDGVVSAACALVGQRVAFRAPDWWLAGQAGSEPAQAKALDRLAADPLLEQGVELGGGTGALLALPLVRAAAALAAELPVRESPVADPEKPDADPDAERTGGAEALDAT
- a CDS encoding leucyl aminopeptidase is translated as MSALTLSTSSAATLRADAVVIGVAKGGSSGKARRAGGPAVVLTPGAEAVDKAYGGKLAATLETLGAGGGEGEVTKLPAPASGVKAPLVLAVGLGDAPGEQETYGTEALRRAAGAAARALAGSRKAGFALPLEDAEAVAAVAEGALLGAYSFTAYRGKGSESADGKDASAPLAEVALLGGKPRDKAHKAAVDRALVVAEEVHRARDLINTPANGLDPKAFAAEARAAAKAHGLTFEVLDEKALTKGGYGGILGVGNGSSQPPRLVRIGWSHPKAKTSLALVGKGITYDSGGISLKPAGHNETMKCDMSGAAAVFAAVVAAARLGLRANVTGWLALAENMPSGSATRPGDVLTMYSGKTVEVLNTDAEGRLVLADALTRAGEEAPDAIVDVATLTGAMVLALGNRTFGIMANDDGFRGAVHESAEEAGEAAWPMPLPGYLRKSMDSPVADLANIGERMGGGLLAGVFLKEFVPEDTRWAHLDIAGPAFNESGPFGYTPKGGTGSAVRTLVRLVERTAESGLD